A stretch of the Natribaculum luteum genome encodes the following:
- a CDS encoding phosphoglycerate kinase — MTSIQTIDDLDARQRLLVRIDVNAPVEDGVVQDDRRFARHAETIRELLDDDHAVALLAHQGRPGRDTFVSLEHHADILADHLDHEVDFVADTCGESALAAIDALEPGDVLLLENVRMCDGELPEEDPDAKAQTELVRTLAPTFDAYVDDAYSTAHRSHASIVGFPRVMDAYAGRVMVEEYTANTAIRERSFDGTVTLVLGGTKAEDAIPVIERVDDTVDRFCLGGIVGELFLRADGYDVGYDVEGTSLFDHQWDDHRQTIERVLEAYGDRLSLPTDLAYEDDGSRAETSVEGVTKEMSFLDVGSETAASYADLVSDSAAVFVKGALGVFEDERFADGTVTVLSAIADTDCFSVVGGGDTAHAIELYGLDEGDFSRVSVAGGAYVRALTGERLVGVEVLEREQ, encoded by the coding sequence GTGACCTCCATTCAAACCATCGACGACCTCGACGCCCGACAGCGGTTACTGGTACGTATCGACGTCAACGCGCCCGTCGAGGACGGGGTCGTCCAGGACGACCGCCGATTCGCCCGCCACGCGGAAACTATCCGGGAGTTGCTCGACGACGACCACGCCGTCGCCCTGCTCGCCCACCAGGGTCGGCCAGGCCGAGACACGTTCGTCTCTCTCGAGCACCACGCCGACATCCTCGCCGACCACCTCGACCACGAGGTCGACTTCGTCGCCGATACCTGTGGCGAGTCCGCGCTCGCGGCAATCGACGCCCTCGAGCCGGGCGACGTGCTTCTCCTCGAGAACGTCCGGATGTGCGACGGCGAACTGCCCGAGGAGGACCCAGACGCCAAAGCCCAGACGGAACTCGTTCGGACGCTCGCACCGACGTTCGACGCGTACGTCGACGACGCGTACTCGACCGCCCACCGCTCGCACGCTTCGATCGTCGGCTTTCCGCGCGTTATGGACGCGTACGCCGGTCGCGTGATGGTCGAGGAGTACACGGCCAACACCGCCATCCGGGAGCGATCGTTCGACGGCACGGTTACGCTGGTTCTCGGCGGGACGAAAGCCGAGGACGCGATCCCGGTGATCGAACGGGTCGACGACACCGTCGATCGATTCTGCCTCGGTGGTATCGTCGGGGAACTCTTCTTGCGGGCCGACGGCTACGACGTCGGCTACGACGTCGAGGGGACGTCGCTCTTCGACCACCAGTGGGACGACCACCGGCAGACCATCGAGCGCGTGCTCGAAGCGTACGGTGACCGCCTGTCTCTCCCGACCGATCTCGCCTACGAGGACGACGGTTCGCGCGCAGAGACGTCCGTCGAGGGCGTCACGAAAGAGATGTCTTTTCTCGACGTCGGCTCCGAGACGGCCGCGTCCTATGCCGACCTCGTCTCCGACTCCGCAGCCGTCTTCGTCAAAGGCGCACTCGGCGTCTTCGAGGACGAACGGTTCGCCGACGGAACCGTGACGGTTCTCTCTGCGATCGCTGACACCGACTGCTTCTCGGTCGTCGGCGGTGGCGACACTGCCCACGCGATCGA